CACGCCCAGATCGTGGCGGTCGACGCGTCGGCGGGCATGCTGGCCCAGGCCGCTGCCAAGCCGTGGCCGCCGACAGTGCGGTTCGTGCTCGGCCGTGTCGAAGATCTCGGCACGGCCGACATCGAAGGACCATTCGACGCCGTCTTCGCCGCCTACCTGCTGCGCAACCTGGCCGACCCGGACGCTGGGCTGCGCACGCTGCGCGGGCTGCTGCGCCCCGGCGGATTGCTGGCGGTGCACGAATATTCGGTGCGCGACTCGGCGCTCGCCACAGCGGCGTGGAACATGTTGTGCTGGGCCGTGGTCATCCCCGCAGGATGGCTGGCCAGCGGAGACCCCAGCCTGTACCGCTACCTGCGGCGCAGCGTCAACGATTTCGACGGCGCGGCTGCCTTTCGGGACAGGCTGCGCGACAACGGGTTCAGTGCGGTAAGCAGCCAAACCATGCCCGGCTGGCAACGGCACATGGTGCACACGTTCCTCGCGGAGGCGCCGCGATGACTGATCGCCGCCGTGTTACGCATCCCGCGCCCGTGGGTTCGGCCGATGCGGCCACCTTGCCTAGACGGCCCCACGCCGTGGTCGTCGGCGCGGGCATCGCGGGCCTGGCCGCCGCCACCGGCTTGGCCGAGCGCGGGGTTACCGTCGACGTCATCGAGCGCCAACCTTATCTGGGCGGGCGGGTGGGCGGCTGGACCGAGACACTTCAAGGCGGCACCCCGGTAGCCATGAACCGCGGCTTCCACGCGTTCTTCCGCCAGTACTACAACCTGCGAAACCTGTTGCGCCGCATCGATCATGGCCTGAGCATGTTGCAGCCCTTAGCGGACTACCCGCTGGTCGACGCGCACGGCCGACGTGACACGTTCCGCGGCCTCCCCAAAACTCCGCCGTTCAACGCGCTGGTTTTCGCGCTGCGCAGCCCGACTTTTCGGCTGCGCGACCTGGCACGGCTCAACGCTCGGGCCGCGGCGCCGCTGGCGGCGGTGTCGGTGCCCGAGATCTACCGGCTCCTCGACCACCTGGACGCCCTAACATTCCTGCGTGAGATCAACTTTCCCGACGCCGCACAGCATCTGGCTTTCGAGGTGTTCTCCCGCAGCTTCTTCGCCGAACCCGCCGAGCTGTCAGCCGCCGAACTGGCCACCATGTTTCACATTTACTTCCTGGGTTCCAGCGAGGGCATCATCTTCGATGTGGTCAACGCCAATTTCGATGCGGCGCTGTGGAATCCGCTGCGTTGCTATCTGGAAGACCGCGGTGTGCGTTTCCACACCGGGGTGTCGGTGACCGCGGTCGAGCCGGGTCCACGATTTGTCGTGCGTTGCGAGGGTGAGTCCGACATGGCGGCCGACGGTGTGGTGCTGAGCGCCGACGTCCGGGGACTGCGCCAGATCGTATGCAATTCGATGGGATTGGGCACCGAAGATTGGCGGCGACGCATCGCCGCGCTGCGCACCGCGCCGCCCTTCGTGGTTCAGCGACTGTGGCTCGACCGGCCGGTGCGCGCCGAGCGGGCGGCTTTCCTTGGCACCGGCGGGCGCCCGCCGCTGGACAACGTCAGCGTGCTGGAACGCTACGAACACCAAGCCGCACAGTGGGCTGCTCGCACCGGCGGCTCGGTCGTCGAACTGCACTCGTATGCGGTGACCAGCCCGCTGGACGGCTTGGGTAGCCAGCTGCTGGGCCGACTGCACGAGCTGTACCCGGAGACCGCGGCCGCGCGATCCCTCGGCGAACGGGTGCTGTGCGCCGACGACTGCCCACGATTTGCCCCCGGCGATTTC
This Mycobacterium xenopi DNA region includes the following protein-coding sequences:
- a CDS encoding class I SAM-dependent methyltransferase, which codes for MTCRFRGLPHADVPAAFDASAAVYDKLVAASPGYHEQLRLSVRRMRLPDEGRGLRLLDAGCGTGASTAALLAVAPHAQIVAVDASAGMLAQAAAKPWPPTVRFVLGRVEDLGTADIEGPFDAVFAAYLLRNLADPDAGLRTLRGLLRPGGLLAVHEYSVRDSALATAAWNMLCWAVVIPAGWLASGDPSLYRYLRRSVNDFDGAAAFRDRLRDNGFSAVSSQTMPGWQRHMVHTFLAEAPR
- a CDS encoding FAD-dependent oxidoreductase; translated protein: MTDRRRVTHPAPVGSADAATLPRRPHAVVVGAGIAGLAAATGLAERGVTVDVIERQPYLGGRVGGWTETLQGGTPVAMNRGFHAFFRQYYNLRNLLRRIDHGLSMLQPLADYPLVDAHGRRDTFRGLPKTPPFNALVFALRSPTFRLRDLARLNARAAAPLAAVSVPEIYRLLDHLDALTFLREINFPDAAQHLAFEVFSRSFFAEPAELSAAELATMFHIYFLGSSEGIIFDVVNANFDAALWNPLRCYLEDRGVRFHTGVSVTAVEPGPRFVVRCEGESDMAADGVVLSADVRGLRQIVCNSMGLGTEDWRRRIAALRTAPPFVVQRLWLDRPVRAERAAFLGTGGRPPLDNVSVLERYEHQAAQWAARTGGSVVELHSYAVTSPLDGLGSQLLGRLHELYPETAAARSLGERVLCADDCPRFAPGDFAWRPGVVTPHPGLALAGDGIRIDLPVALMERAATTGWAAANHLLAHFGLAGHTLQTVPIAGRSTVLRWLAQKAGRRR